CCAGCTCACCGAGGCCAGGCCCGAGAGGCTGTTGTTGGTCAGCTCGGTCGAATAGGAGGTGATCGGGTTGAACTGGCTGCGCAGCGCCGTCGCCGCCGCGGCCAGCGACGGCACCGTCGTCAGATCGACGCCCGAGACCCACCACTGGTTGAACGAACCGGTCTTCTTCTCGTGGGTGTAGCGCAGCCCGCCGGTCAGGGTCAGCGTGTCGGTGACCTTCCAGTCGGCCTGGCCGAAGGCGGCGATCGTCTTGGTATCGGGGTTCGACGTGGAACGGGCCTCGAAGCCGTTCAGCGCCGCATCCCAGGCGGCCAACGACACCGCCGAACCGGGCACCCGGTTCCACAGGCCCGCCGCGGGGCCATAGGCCGTGGCGCCGTAGCCCTTGATGATCTGCCAGAAGTAATAGCCGCCGACGACGTAGCTGAGCGGGCCGTCAGTGTCCGAGGCGAGCCGCACTTCCTGGCTGAACTGGCGCTGGCGGTTGGCCTGTTGCGCCTTGGTGATGACCGGCAGCGAGGTGCTGTCGCCGTCGTTGGCCGGGTCCCAGTCCCACCAGCGATAGGCGCTGATCGAAGTCAGCTTGGCGCCACCGAGATCCCAGTCGAGCTGGCCCGAGACGCCGTAGCCCGACATGTTCGACTGGTAGTGGCCATCGGCCTGGCCGATCCGGTCGAAGCCATTGTAGCTCGGGGTGATCGAGCCCGGGAAGCGGGCCAGGCGGTCCGAGAAGTTGTTCGGGATGACCGCGCCGTTCGCATAGGTCGTGTGGTTCGAAGTGAACAGGTTGAGGACGAAGTTCTGTTCCTGACGCGAATAGTCGCCGATGATCTTGACCTCGACGTCCGCGCTCGGCGTGAACAGCAGCTGCCCGCGGACCGAGGCGTTGTAATAGCCCTGCGCGCGCTCCTTCTGCGTCACGTTGTAGAGGAAGCCGCGCCGCTCGGTCAGCGCGCCGCTGATCCGCACCGCCAGGAGATCGGGCACCACGCCGCCCGAAACCGATCCGCGCAGCTGGTAATAGCCGTAGTTGCCGACCGAGGCTTCGGCCGAAGCCTCGGGATTGAAAGTCGGCTTCTTGCTGGTGATGTTGATCACGCCGGAAGTCGTGTTCTTGCCGAACAGCGTCCCCTGCGGCCCACGCAGCACTTCGATCGATTCCAAATCGACGAGGTCGAACTGCGACAGCCCGACGCGGCCGTAGTAGACGTTGTCGATATAGAAGCCGACGCCGTTCTCGAGCCCGTCGTTGGTCAGCGCGACATTGCTGCCGAGGCCGCGGATGTTGATGTTGGTATTGCGCGGGTTGAAGCTGAACACCTGCAGGCTGGGCACCTGCTGCTGGATCTGGCCGAGCGTGAAATCGCCGCGCCGCTCGAGCGAGGCCGCGCTGACGACGCTGATCGCGATCGGCACGTCCTGCACCTTCTCGTCGCGGCGGCGCGAGGCGGTAACGACGATCGGTGCCTCATAGCCGGCGCCGGCCTCGGCCAAGGCCTCGTCTGCAGCGGCTGCGTCGGCGGTCGCGCCTGCGTCATCGGCGTAAGCGGGAACGGCGGCGGCGAGCGCGGCCAGGCTGGTGGTCGCGAGAACGAGACGTCGGAAAACCTGGAGAATCAAAATAAGACATTGAAATTCCTGAACCCTGTTGGCTTGAAGCGTGTTGATTTGATCGCAGCCGGAGGGACGCGGGGCACGGGCAACCGACCGCGCCCTCCCGCCCCATCGAAATCGAAGGGAGTGCGCGCCCGCGCCGGGCACAAAGCTTCCGCGCCAGAACCTGTCGGTCCGGATGAGAGAGAGACGCCGCGCCGGATGGGCGGAAAGCGCCGATATTACGGGATCACGGGGCGCGAGCGGGCCGGTTCAGCCGCCGCGGGGGATGGAGCATCCGGCGCCAGCCTGGCCTCGCAGCCCGCCGCGCCCCGGTCACGTCAATAGTTGCTGGAACACATGCGCATCGCATCACCTCATCGTTGAGGGGAACACGAAGCCTGGCGTTGTCGCCCAAAGCATCGCGCGCTTTAGCTGTTGGTAACGCGGAGCAAGCTGCTTCCCGATCAAAAGCCGCGGGTCAGGATCCGGTCTATGCACGGCGGGCCTGACCAGCCCACTACCGTGCGGAGTGATCTCTACTTATTTGATAGACTATGCTCTAGTCAAGCAAAAGCTTTGCTTTGGCGGCCAGTAGAGCCGGTTTTGCGGTGAAGCTGGGGCCGGATCAGAACAGCTCGAACTGGTAATCCGCCAGAGTCTGCGTGAGGTCGCGGCGGAAATCCCCGGCATAGTTACGGCCCCCGCAATAGCCCGTCTGCCAGACGCGGATCGACAAGGGCGAAGGCGCTAGGCGCAAAGTGCAGCCGTCGGGATCGGGCCCGTCCTGCGGGTTGGGCAGCGGCAGGCCGTTGGCGTCGCCCATCTTGGCCACCATGAAGTCTGGTCCGTCCCACAGTGCCGCGCGCTCCTCCTCGAGCGACATGACATTGGCATCGGGCAGCTTGAACACGCGCAGCGCAAAGCCGTTGGCCCGGCGCGGGTGGAGCAGCAGCTTGCGCCCGTCGGCCGCCAGGTAGACGCCGCTATGCTGATAGCTGCCGCTTTCGATGTCGTCGACGCGGCTGCGCAGCTCCTGCCGGATGCAGGCCTTGTCATCGAGCGTGCAACCACCGTTGTCATCGCGGCCGATCGCGCGGAAGGCCTGCAGCCAGGCTTGCTGGTCCTTGCGGACATAGGGAGCGATCGCGCCCTTCCACACGGTCAGTGCATTGGCATAGGCCGCGGCGATCCGCCCGTCGTAGTCGAGCATCTCGGGATCGGCGCAGATGATCTTGTCGAGCCGGCTTGTCGCCTTGGCGCAGTCTATGCCGCGCGCCTGCGCTGCCGGTGTCATGACCACGAGGCCGATTGCCACGCAGATCGCCTTCGCCAGACCGTTCCTCATGCTGCCAAGCCCCTTTGCTCAGCCCCACGCCTAGCAGGCTATTCCTACCGCAAACTTACACGTCGCGGCGCAGCAACAGCGAGCCCGCGACGTCGCCGCCACCGTTGGCGACCAGCGAAACGTTAAGTGGCTTCCCGATCTGCCGCTCGCCCGCCGCGCCGCGCAGCTGCAGCACGGCTTCGTGCAGGTGCCCCATGCCGTGCATCCGGCCTTCGGAAAGCTGGCCCCCGTTGGTGTTCATCGGCAGCTCGCCTTCGAGCGCGATCCGCCCGCCGCCTTCCACGAAGGCGCCCGATTCGCCCTCGCCGCAGAAACCCAGCGCTTCGAGCCAGGACAGCACCAGCCAGGAGAAGCCGTCGTAGATATGCGCGGAATCGACGTCCTTGGGCTTGAGGTCGGTGCGCCGCCACATCGCGGGCGCCGCATCGTGCATCGCCTGCCTGGGCCAGTCGCTCCGGCCGATCCACGAGCCCATGCGGTCGCACGAGGCCGTCGCCAAGGCTTCGAGCACGATCGGCGGGTGCGGCCTGTCGCGCGCGGTATCGAGCCGCGAGACGATGACCGCGGTGGCGCCGTCGCAGGGAATGTCGCAGTCGAGCACCGAGAACGGCGTCGCCACCAGTCGCGCCGACAGGTAATCGTCCATCGTGATCGGATCGCGATAGATCGCCTTGGGGTTGAGCCCGGCATTGTGCCGCTGGTTGATCGCCACCGCGCCCAGCTGCTCGCGGGTGATGCCGTAGCGCGTCATGTGCGCCGAGGCATGGCAGGCGAGCCAGATCGCGGCCGAG
The window above is part of the Novosphingobium sp. G106 genome. Proteins encoded here:
- a CDS encoding lysozyme inhibitor LprI family protein, whose protein sequence is MRNGLAKAICVAIGLVVMTPAAQARGIDCAKATSRLDKIICADPEMLDYDGRIAAAYANALTVWKGAIAPYVRKDQQAWLQAFRAIGRDDNGGCTLDDKACIRQELRSRVDDIESGSYQHSGVYLAADGRKLLLHPRRANGFALRVFKLPDANVMSLEEERAALWDGPDFMVAKMGDANGLPLPNPQDGPDPDGCTLRLAPSPLSIRVWQTGYCGGRNYAGDFRRDLTQTLADYQFELF
- a CDS encoding TonB-dependent receptor — protein: MILQVFRRLVLATTSLAALAAAVPAYADDAGATADAAAADEALAEAGAGYEAPIVVTASRRRDEKVQDVPIAISVVSAASLERRGDFTLGQIQQQVPSLQVFSFNPRNTNINIRGLGSNVALTNDGLENGVGFYIDNVYYGRVGLSQFDLVDLESIEVLRGPQGTLFGKNTTSGVINITSKKPTFNPEASAEASVGNYGYYQLRGSVSGGVVPDLLAVRISGALTERRGFLYNVTQKERAQGYYNASVRGQLLFTPSADVEVKIIGDYSRQEQNFVLNLFTSNHTTYANGAVIPNNFSDRLARFPGSITPSYNGFDRIGQADGHYQSNMSGYGVSGQLDWDLGGAKLTSISAYRWWDWDPANDGDSTSLPVITKAQQANRQRQFSQEVRLASDTDGPLSYVVGGYYFWQIIKGYGATAYGPAAGLWNRVPGSAVSLAAWDAALNGFEARSTSNPDTKTIAAFGQADWKVTDTLTLTGGLRYTHEKKTGSFNQWWVSGVDLTTVPSLAAAATALRSQFNPITSYSTELTNNSLSGLASVSWKVAPDVLLYGSYSRGNKSGGLNLTNLPPGIAATVRPEKVDAFELGFKSQLFDHRLTLNGAAYWTEIHDYQTAITEQVANTVNTRQYIANIPKVRSRGFEADATFTASEHFSLNASIAYADAKYVDYKNAPQAVERLNISAIQDLSGQPLPGVPKFTYTLGADGDLPLGELGGREIAIYAHADYSHRSSFNTSSTNSAWAQIPAFGLANARIGFRTGDGLIDVSIWAKNLFDKDYYLSLSPANTGVTTGQVGEPRTYGVTLRTKL
- a CDS encoding thiolase family protein; protein product: MTTYAEKNCAITGIGQSDIYRKPTVLPFELAVRACEKAIADAGLTPSDIDGACAWPPAPPGTVTGVGAAGVADMSASLGLKLSYWSDAGMAAQLSPIMEAVAAIAAGYATHVLCWRSLGERSAQHYTLSSAKGGWVPSGGMEWMVPYYAPSAAIWLACHASAHMTRYGITREQLGAVAINQRHNAGLNPKAIYRDPITMDDYLSARLVATPFSVLDCDIPCDGATAVIVSRLDTARDRPHPPIVLEALATASCDRMGSWIGRSDWPRQAMHDAAPAMWRRTDLKPKDVDSAHIYDGFSWLVLSWLEALGFCGEGESGAFVEGGGRIALEGELPMNTNGGQLSEGRMHGMGHLHEAVLQLRGAAGERQIGKPLNVSLVANGGGDVAGSLLLRRDV